TGTATTAAACTTATACAGTCTGTTATCACTAGTTACTACCAATAAATTCTCattgttgataaaaatgacatTGTTTATTGTGCAATTTTCCAAAACTGCGCCATTTGATAAATCTATATCACCGTCAGTAGATGTACTAGTTTCACTACTCGCTGGTCTAATACAGCTCGAATTACTTGAATTATTAGAGTTTGTCAGGTTCAGTGTTTTGAtgatattattagtattgaTATTCCATAAAATCAACTTATCATTTGATAAGGTTAGCAGTATCTTATTATTCGGCGATAATCTGACCAACTTTATGTTATTTAGATGGTATAAGTTCATTTCATACAATAAATCGACCGTTACAACGTCATCCTCAAGTGACACTCTACTTAATGATACAGTATTATTCCTATTTAGGGTAATTATATTCCTATTATTAATCTTTATGCTCTTTATTGTATCatttatattatgtatGTGTAATAACTTATAGTAATCTTCCTCTGCTACTCCTTCCTCATCAAATTCCTCGTCAGCTATTGTACTATCCCCAGCTTCTTCTGATTTCTCTGTTGTATTATCAGTTTCAGGGTTCATATTAAGTTCTTGTTTATCGTCATTTGGCAATCCTTTACCTCCACTTAAATTGCTTGataatgaattttttagatgGTTATACTTTGATTTCAGCGTGGAAAGATCATCTGACTCGATACCTTCTTCCACCGGGGTGTTAAGGTTAAtcattttccaaatttttaacagTTTGTGAATTTTAGCTTTAATACTTTGTTTTAGTCGTCTTAGTCTCTTTTTTCTCTTTTGTGCCATTTCATTGCTGTTCAGCAGCTTGTAGAGGTAAATGCACTTTTGAAATGCTACTAACAACAACACAGTTTCTCCAAACTCCATGTAATCCACTGAAACGCACTTATCATTGGTGTACTTAGTTTTTACACTAAAAAGGAACTCAATTGCATTCACTTCGTTCAgtttataacattttattacattattattagtaaagCTTGCAAACAGCAATTTCTGAAAATCAATTAAAGAAAAGATGAAGGAAGAGGTAACTGTAATAAGTTGAATGATAaaaactatgtaaatactcatattgattttaatgtatataCTTACGTTGAAATATATAGCGTTGTTGTACAACAATAAAGGCTCAATAGTAGTGTTTATTGGTGATTGATTGGGTAGGTCCCAGACTTTCATTACATTGTTGCAGGTAGTTATCACATGATCATCAGTTACCGGTAATACGTTAGCAATGGGATTTGTGTGTCCCACAAGCTTGTACAGTAACTGACAGTTATATACATCCCATACAAACACATTGTCATCGTTACTACCCGAGAATAAAAGATTCCCGTTAtcactaaaaaattaatatagaaggtattttttaaaaactgaAACTAACTAGTTATTATAATGATTCTTACGTTAAAACTGTAATTCTTGACTTGTGTCCGATCAAGATATGATCATCGTTAACTGTGTTTCCATCATTTACTTTACTGTTTACACAAAATCTTCTGATTAAACCATCGTAATATCCGACGAATACATAGTTTATATCATCTGAGATTCGGTTAAAGCTTGATATATCATCTAAACTGTTAGAATAGCCATTAGTACTAGGGTGGTGTTTAACCAACTGGAAGGTGGTAACagtaaaaatattgtaattaTTGTCCGGCTTGGGCAAGAACTTTGTTTTCActtcatttaatttatagtTGTACAAATATACATAATCAATTGTGCCTAAAACGGTATGAAACTTGTGGAAGTAGAGAGTGATAATTATGACTTACTGGTTAGAATATGATCTGGTCCAAAAAATTCTATGGATCTGCAGTATGGTGATGAAAATATGCCGAAGGAATCCTCTTTGACGTATCTTAAATAAGATTTCACCATTGGCCTGGcataatataaaatgattatCAGATCAACACAACAAATGGTAACAAcacaaaataaattttaccaattaaaaaaaacaatttatccaaaatataaaatttttaattatttatattttcataaaatcggtttaaattaaaatcctGCCTTCTTCAAGGATTCAACTTTATTTTgttgattttttaactttcCAAACTCAAGTTTTTTGtttcttttattattttacttattttatttagttgATATTTGAAAACTCACTTGCAcctttttaaaatgtcTGTATTAGCGGGTAACACTTGCCATGGTATCTACTGATACACATTTGCTTTTTATgtaattatgtatatagattatttttaattcgatgtttataatatatattttaaatcgTTGAAAGTTGGCTGAAAATGGGCGATTCAACAGACATATTACCTGATTCAAAACATGTAGCTGTAACTGATAAGACTAATACAGTTGAAAACAATGAAACATCAGGAAGTACTGATATAATGAATGAAGTAAACGAGTTATACAATGAATTGGAAGAATTATATGACTCGTTGACAAACAATTACGCTATAAGAAGCAATAACGGATGTGTTGGTAATGACAGACCTATCGGAGGGGAAATCCCACTTGTGAACAATTATAACTCAGGTTTAATTCCGGATGAGAGAATAACCGAGCTTTACtttaataaactaaatGAGAAGAACAAATTGATATACTGTAACAATAAACTGAATGAACTAAAGTCACTTTTAGAGGGAGAGAGTGAACCAGAACAGGTGGTTAAGAAGAACGGTGTGGCTTGGGAGATTGACGATAATTATCTGAAACAATTTGAGCTAAAGatgaatattaaaaaacaaGAAGAACTCATCAATAGTAGGCTAAACAACATCAACCACAATAAATTAGTGGTTTCAGACTACTACAAACTACATCAAATGAACAAAAACAACCAACCCCCTGATTTTCTTCCACCTACTAAGCAACATTCCACTCCTCTTAATGGTGCTaaggaaaataaattaactcaaACTAATGATAAACTCCCTAAAACTGTTCTTACTCCTCTCAAACAACCCAATGTAACTccaactaataatattggGAACAATGCTAGGAATAACACAGTTCCTCTTATCGTCAAACATCCTCAAAAtccaaattataaattggCCAATGGTCTAATACTAGGaagtaaattaaagaatttaaaCCTAATGAACACCGTAAACAATGATAACATGGTATATGTTAAGGGAAATATCATGTACAAGCCTAATAAGCCTTCTTATATCACTGGAAACATAAAATTGCATCCTCCCGCCACCAACAATCTTTC
Above is a window of Theileria parva strain Muguga chromosome 2, complete sequence, whole genome shotgun sequence DNA encoding:
- the wdr3 gene encoding WD domain G-beta repeat protein codes for the protein MVKSYLRYVKEDSFGIFSSPYCRSIEFFGPDHILTSTIDYVYLYNYKLNEVKTKFLPKPDNNYNIFTVTTFQLVKHHPSTNGYSNSLDDISSFNRISDDINYVFVGYYDGLIRRFCVNSKVNDGNTVNDDHILIGHKSRITVLTDNGNLLFSGSNDDNVFVWDVYNCQLLYKLVGHTNPIANVLPVTDDHVITTCNNVMKVWDLPNQSPINTTIEPLLLYNNAIYFNKLLFASFTNNNVIKCYKLNEVNAIEFLFSVKTKYTNDKCVSVDYMEFGETVLLLVAFQKCIYLYKLLNSNEMAQKRKKRLRRLKQSIKAKIHKLLKIWKMINLNTPVEEGIESDDLSTLKSKYNHLKNSLSSNLSGGKGLPNDDKQELNMNPETDNTTEKSEEAGDSTIADEEFDEEGVAEEDYYKLLHIHNINDTIKSIKINNRNIITLNRNNTVSLSRVSLEDDVVTVDLLYEMNLYHLNNIKLVRLSPNNKILLTLSNDKLILWNINTNNIIKTLNLTNSNNSSNSSCIRPASSETSTSTDGDIDLSNGAVLENCTINNVIFINNENLLVVTSDNRLYKFNTNTMVANSLNLQMGEDFTSMLGTNNSINNVYIHNDELVLIYKYNFIVKYKNDFHYVNVQHQIHHSVIDAMYKYMYLSVDNNVIIYYYDNMRKHLMLYGHSLLVTSLDATSDVQMLASASLDKTIKIWSIKYGNILKTITNASIITQIKFINLTHYLVFTNANMVMKIYDCDRHVMITEISDFNLTINNIALTDYNQYLFLTSNNSSCIIKYKLSDDIIYVEEETEKIENMKTFGNLNYNLNVTENIINLLDDETMENGITQDNITIGGITYEGVAYNTNMILYNVLNNINHNVIYNIIIALPNKYTQKLLEFITNLLEHTDAVDSYILNAEILLYVSVVILQINVKYYLLNNINVYKLKKLVNTKMNSYQDLILYNKSGLQYIKNIITNNEKEIKKRLI